From the genome of Arvicola amphibius chromosome 9, mArvAmp1.2, whole genome shotgun sequence:
GGAGACCCCGTCATTCTTTGTTGCCTGGGCAGTGCAGGGTCTGGATTCAGAGAGACCCTGAGCCCTCTTGATTTACACAAAATGTCACTATTTCCTGATGTTCCCTTGCTGAGGGGTGAGAAGGCCAGGCTAGGACCCTGTGTTTTTTAGTGGTTAGTGGACTTTTAACCCTTGTGTGCCTTATCTCTCTCCTCAACCCAGGGAAGTGTAGCCATGGGGGCTATTTTGACCAGAGCAGCTCCCAGCCCCCCCGGGGAGGCATCAACAAGGACAGTACATCTCCACGCTTCTCCCCACACCACGCGCTGCACCTCCCGGCTGCAGAAGTGGCCCTCCTAGCCTCCATTGAGGCCTTCAGCCTCCTGCGGAGCCGCCTGGGAGACGGGGGTTTCTCCAGGTGGGTGGGCAGCTGGAGATGGGTTCGCTGATCAGTCAGTGCTCCCAGGGAACTGAGAGACTATGTGCTGGGGACCGGTCGGTGCTCCCAGGGGATCTGTCAGTGCTCCCAGGGAACTGAGGGACCGTGTGCTGGGGACCGGTCGGTGCTCCCAGGGGATCTGTCAGTGCTCCCGGGGGACTGAGGGACCGTGTGCTGGGGACCGGTCGGTGCTCCCAGGGGATCTGTCAGTGCTCCCGGGGGACTGAGGGACCGGGTGCTGGGGGCTTAAGCACAGAGCTTCACTGTGCCTCTGACTTGGACCGCAGGCTGCTAGACATCACGCCAGCCTCCAGCCTGAGCTTTGTCCTGGATACCACAGGCAGCATGGGTGAGGAAATCAACGCAGCCAAGATCCAGGTGCGCCGCATCATGGAGCAGCGGCAAGGCGGCCCCATGGAGCCCAGTTTCTACGTCCTGGTGCCCTTCCATGACCCAGGTAGTGTTGGTctgcagggatggagggaggaggccCTTGCGGCACTTTCGCAAGTCCAGGCCGGCTTAAGCAGGCTTCCTTACATTTCTGTGCTAATacgccttttgtttttgtttttaatatttatttattatgtatacaatattctgtgtgtatgtatacaggccagaagagggcaccagaccccattacagatggttgtgagccaccatgtggttgctgggaattgaactcaggacctctggaagagcaggcaatgctcttaacctctgagctatctctccagcccgttttttcttttttaatataaaatattttataaaatgtgatggctgttttgccttcatgttgGTCTGCACAGcggcagcaagcactcttcctgttgggccatctctccaggctgctgCCTTAGAGATCAGATGAAGAAGATGGGTCTGCTCAGTGGGGAGGCAGGATGCTTAGTTCTACTCCCAACCAAGTAGAACACCTGGCCTGGGCCCCGCGAGGCTTGCCTGTCTAAGACTGGCCATAGCTGGTGGGTCCTGGACTGAGATACCTTCAGGGGAGGCTGGAGTCTCACGCATCTCAGAGTGCCTGACGTTGAGTAGGGACTTACCACATGCTTCACAGACGCGTGAATCAATACCCTTAGCTTCCAAACTCCCcagctcaggctggagagatggctcagcggttaagagcactgcatgctcttccaaaggtcctgagttcaattcccagcaaccacatggtggctcacaaccatctgtaatgaggtctgatgccctcttctggcctgcaggcatacacacagatagaatactgtatacataataaataaataaatatttaaaacaacaacaacaacaaattcccCAGCTCATTCAGCTCTTGCAGTGAACCTCTTAGGTGAGAACTGTTATTTTCTCTCATTACTTCTTagaagcaggctggagagatggttcagccgttagaagcacttgctcctcttgcagaggaccttggtgTGGTGCCCCCTCTACCCACCCTACTCATCTGACCTTCATTTCCCCTGCCCAGGGTTCGGCCCCGTCTTCACAACCGGTGACCCTGACAGCTTCTGGCAGAAACTCAACGAGATCCAGGCCTTGGGAGGCGGAGATGAGCCAGAGATGAGTCTGTCTGCCCTGGAGGTCCGGtggccccctccctgcccctccctttctcttccctcttacGCTGCCCTTCCAGGTCCTGCCACCAGGGGGAGCCAGAGCTGGGCAACCCTCTCCCCTGTCTCCCAGCTTCCTTCCAGGGCCCCTGTGCTCTGCCCTCCCTGGTTCCACCCACTCCCCCGCCACCATGTTTGACGGCAGCTGTTCCTTCCTCAGCTAGCCCTGCTGCACACACCTCCACTCTCAGACGTCTTCGTCTTCACTGACGCCTCCCCCAAGGACGCCTTTCTCACCAACCGGGTGGAGTCTCTGAGTCGGGAGCGGCGCTGCAGGGTGAGCTGAAGATTTCCTGAAGATGGGAAACATGGCAGTCTCATGTAGGGTCACCCCGAATCTTTAACCCACTCCAGAGTGGGGGTCCATGCCCTTAGCAGTACTGAACTGTTCAAGAAAGGGCTGTGGGGTCTTCGCAGACCCTGGGGCCGGCAGAGAAACCATTGTATGAGGCGAGAAGGGAGCCAGTGTTGGTTCAAATTCTAGAGTTTGACCCTGGGCAGTTCACGTTGGGCATATTTAATGACGGTATGATCTTGGAAAAAAGTTTCCTGGTAACAATTATCACAGTAAACCTGCAAAGTACATACGTCCTGCCTTCCAGAAGGGTGGCTTCTGTTGACTGAGCACAGAGCTCGATAGAGGCCTGGGGAGGAGGGGTCTGGGGGATTCAGGTGAGGCCTGGCCTACAGGCAGCACAGACCACAGGACTGCTAACTACGCCATGCGCCCTCTCCAGGCGGGTGTGCGTACATCTCTTCCATCGCAGAGACAGCCCCGTGTGtctaacattcctggtttcccgaGTGCTTAGCTGTCAGCACAAACACCGTGTGCCCCGCTACACTGGGCAATCCTTGGGTCGTCATTTGGCCACAGGTGACATTCCTAGTGACTGAAGACCCATCGAGGGCTCAGGGCCGAGTGCGGCGGGAGGCCTTGTCGCCTTCGCGGTTTGAACCGTATGAAGCAGTTGCCCTGGCGTCGGGAGGAGAGGTGATCTTCACCAAAGACCAGCACATCCAGGATGTGGCAGCCATCGTTGGGGAGAGCATGGCTGGCGGTCTGGTGAGTGAGCATGGCCGAGGGGGTCCATGTCCTTAGCTCAGATCTGAGGTCTGGGCAGGAAGCCACGGTGGTCGTGTGTCCCCCGCCCCAGATCCATGGCTTCTAAACCTTTCATCTTACCTTTTGTGTCCGTAACTGCCATCCTGTCCTCCACCTTGGTCTCCAGGGCCGAGACAAgaactttagtttttgtttttgaggtaaggtctatgtagtcctggctggcctggcctgcgactcactgtgtagaccagattggccgtgagcttgaactcacagaggttctcctgcctctgccttctgagtgttgggattaaaagcgtgagccaccacacccagccattcATCATCTGTGAAGGGGAAGGAAATGATGGCCTCACCCTGAATCCCTCCAGTTGTGCACCAAGCACAGTAGCATCGTCCCTGACCCGGTGCCCTGCTGAGGACCCCTCCCCTCAGTCCGAGCTTTCCTTTCTTCTCGACTTTGTCCTCCCTCATCTGCAGGTGACTCTTCCCCTGGAGCCTCCCGTCTTCATCCCTGGGGAGACTCGTGTGTTTGCTGTGGACAGGCTCCTCCGGAACGTCACAGTCCGGATCCACGGGGACATCAGTAGCTTCTGGATCAAGAGCCCTGCGGGTACCACCATGTGGGGCTCAAGGCAGACAGGAATTGAGAGTGGAGAACAAGGGGATAGCAGGGGAAAAGGATCATTTCTTGTGACAGTCTCTCGTCCCCATCCCAGGGGTGTCCCAGGGTCCAGAGGAGGGCATAGGTCCTCTGGGTCACACTCGCCGCTTTGGACAGTTCTGGACAGTGGCCATGACTGACCCCCCTCAGACAGGGTCTTGGGAGATCCAGGTAGCAGCTGAGGGAAGGCCCCGGGTGAGAATACAAGGTAAGGAGAGAAGGCTCCTGGGAAGGGGTGTGGTGAGCACGGTGACCATGGTCCTCTGACTGCCTCCTTCTCAGCCCAGACCTCTCTGGACTTCCTCTTTCACTTCGGGATCCCTGTGGAGGACGGACCCCACCCTGGCCTCTACCCCCTGACTCAGCCAGTGGCAGGTAATATAGactgttccctgccctgtgtgtgtaGTGAATACATATGTGTCTGCGTCATGTTGGATGACTAAAGACTTCACATGACCCCGTCCAGTTGAAGACTTCATCCCTTTTCCCTGCGCCTTCTCCAGTCGAATGCGACCACTGTCTTTCCTTCCCACCTCAGGTCTCCAGACCCAGCTACTGGTAGAAGTGACAGGACTCCTCTCTAGACAGAGCCCTGAGGCCAGCCGGCCACACTTTTCCCACGTTGTCCTTCGAAGGGTCCCCGAGGGCACTCATCTGGGCCGGGTGCCCTTGGAGCCTGTGGGACCCCCTGAGCGAGGCCTCCTTGCTGCCTCGCTGCCACCCACACTGCTGTCCGGCTCTGCACCCTTCTCCCTGGAGCTGCTTGGCCAGGACGGAGGGGGGCAGGTCCTGCGCAGGACTGCCGCCCAGCCTTTCTCTGTGGCTCCTGTGCTCCTGGAGGTGAGGAGAAGTGCGGGCGGGCGGGCTGGGGAGACCAGAACCAGCTCGGCTAACCCCCCTTCCCTGCAGCTCAGTGGCCCGCCAGGCTCCCTGGCTCCTGGCAGCAAGGTCCCTCTCAGCCTGCATGTCGCCAGCTTCTCTGGCCCCCAGGATCTTGATCTTAGGACGTCTGTCAACCCTAGCTTCTCGCTCACCTCCAACCTCTCCAGGTGAGATTCCCCTCATCCACCTTTGCTTGGGTTCTGGCTCCACCCAGTCAGTTCTGTAGGGACCGGGGCTCAAGGGCTTATCCCAAGCCCAACCTCTTGGCACTTGGTCCTCAACCCTGTCCTCTGCTTGGCCCCAGCCTTGGCTGTATCTCTACCCGGAGCCTCTGTCCACTCTGCAGGGCTCGCCTGGGGCTGAACGAGTCCGCCTGGGGACGCCTGTGGCTGGAGGTCCCGGATTCAGCAGCCCCTGACCGTGTGGTGATGGTGACTGTGACTGCGGTGAGCCAAGGAGCCAGCCCAGGGCCCCCGACCCATGCCTTCCTCCGGCTCCTAGTGCTGGCCCAGGCCTTGCAGGTAAGCTGCCTCCGCTTTCCCTCTTAGCTGCCAAAGCTGGGCACACCGTAATGTCCCCCTCTCTCCGCAGGATCCCCAGGATCAGCTGGAGACCCCTGCCTCTGCTGGCCGGGTGCTGCCTCCAGCCACCCCTACCCTGCTCTCTTCAACTTTGGTGACTCAGggcagagctgggggaggggtggtcgGGAGAGCCTGGTGGGGGACAGTTGGAGGGGCACTGTTCCTGCTAGGCTGCTCATCCTGGTGACACACAGCCCCTCAGGGACTCCTTTCAGCAGCCCTGTAGGTGGGATGTCACATGGCCTCAGGGCCCTGCCCTCCTGACTGCATCGGGACTTTCTTCTatcacatgtgcacacttgtccctttgcttctttttttcccaagacagggtttctctgtgtcgccctggcTGCCATGGAActcgcgctgtagaccaggctggcctcaaactcagagatctgtctgtctcctgagtactgggattaaaggtgtgcgccaccaccgcctggctcccttctctttcttttttttaagatttatttattatgtatacagcattctgcctgcatgtatgcctgcctgcacaccagaagagggcaccagatttcatcatagatggctgtgagccaccatgtggctgctggggactgaactcaggacctctggaagagcagccagtgctccttcacctctgagccatctctccagccctcccttctctttcttaaaGGAGCAGACTGGCACGGTGGGCCACACCTGCAGTCCCTGTAACAGGGCTGAGGTATGAGGgctgctctgagttcaaggccagcctgggctatgagaccctgtctcaaaaataacatcaGCCAGACAAACTCTAGACGCTGGGACAGATGGTGACAGATTTCCATGAGGTGCTTTTTCTACTCCAAACAGAAACCAcacaaaggctttttttttttttttttttttttttgaaagttgcTGTTTGTTCCAgaaggagggcagggcagggcccaGTGGGGCAGTTTTCACCTTGTCCAGGCCGAGTCTTAGCTTAGCTTAGGTTAAGGCTGAAGGAGGGCTCCAGAGATGCCGGGAGGGGAGGGTTCACACGCGGGTCAGGCGCCTCTGCCCCTGGGGGCAGCCtgtctgagccacctctccctcttccctggaCTGGGTCTGTTCTTTTTGCTGCTGTGACAACTCCTACAGGAGAGAGAACCAGACTGGCCCCTGCTTCCCCTGTGGGCCAGGGTCTGTCCGTTGCTACCACAAGCTCTCCTCCCTTGGCTCTGGGCCAGGCAGGAACCAGCCCCGCGACTccaaaagcccccccccccacctccccagagTCTGAACATTAAAAACAAGAGGCTCACCTGAATCAGAGGGCGCAAACAAGCGTTCACCTTTTGAATCTGGGTGAGCTGTGGGGAGTCAGTCGCTGAGTCTAAGTTCATTAGAAAATCCTGGAGGGATAGGAGGGTGACTTTGTGCTGGAAAGGGATCCACGTGCCACTTCCTCCCACAGGCTGCTCTTCTGGTCTGGGTTCCCTCGTCCCAGAACCCTGCCAGACAGGTGGGAAAATCCAGTCTCTCTTAAGGCTGCAGCTCCCTTCAGACTGCTCtatccctctccccagcccccattctTGTTCCTTATGGCTCCTCCCAGGCCATCCTGCCCTGTGACAGGCAGGCCACTCCCCACCCTGTGGTCAAATGCAGTCCCTCTGAACGTCTGTCACTGGCTGAACACGGGTGCCATCCTGTCATCCCAGTGCTGTTCCACCTCATGGTCCCTGCCTGTTAACCCTCTCCTTTCCAGAACAGGCTCCGCTAggtctccctcccccagcccaagCCCAGGAGGCTGCTCCCTACCTCACCGAGGGCCCCCAGATGCAGCTGCCTCTGCTGTGCCTCCCTTAGGTGGTCTGTGAACCAGGCCTGGCCCTGCTCCAGCAGCTGCAGGCCCTGCCACAGAGCGTCTTGTTCCCTCTCCAGAGCCTGCATCATCTGCAGCTGCCTTAGACAGAAGCCAAACTCTCAGTCCTAGCAGGACCCTAGCTATGGCTCACACTCCTAAATGGCTATCTGGTCACTAAGTGTGAGCTCAGACTGGCCACTGAGGACCTGGATGGCAACGGGACACAGTTTGTGGGTTCTCAGTTGAGTGGAACTAGATCGAGGGCCGATCAGGGGAGGGGGTGTTCCAAGACCCCGCTGGTTTAATACTCACCCAGAGGAAGCAGCTCGGGGCCCCTGGGTCTTGGCGGCTTGTCCCCAGTGGAAGCAGCAGAACAGTGTAGGGCACTTGCACCTGGGGTGGCCCACCAGGACCTGGGCTCCCCATGGCTCTGACGTGGGAAGGGTGGAGCCAGGGCTGGTTCCTCTCCAAGCCCTGCCTTCTACCCATCCTGCCTTGTCTTTCAGCCTCTGAGGCCAGGATTAAGGCAAGAGACGCCTGCCTTGAACTATGTGCCATTCTTCAATCTGTTTTCATAGAGCCTCTTTGAAGTAGTTGGCCTCATTGAGTCCCAAGAGCAGGAtgtgaatttatttaaattttttatttatttactttttataagagaaggtctttctatgtagcctagctggctggaactcactatatagactaggctggcctcagactcagagatctgcctgtttctgccttcccggtactgggattaaaggcctgcacctcCATCCCTGACTGgatttatgtgcatgtttgtctgtctgaGTTCTGTGCATCACCTGTCCCAGAGCCCAGGGAGACTAGAAGGATGTTGGaaaccttggaactggagttacagatggatgtgaacTGACATGTGGTGCAGGAACCAACCCacgtctgcaagagcagccagagcttcaCTGTTCTCAAAGACTGCTCCCTGCCCCAGCTCTCCTGTTGTCCTATTGGGTGGCCTCTGGAAGGATTTTGATCCAAAATAAACTTTATtcctaatacaaaacaaaaaatgttgtgCAGGTGGAGAAGTCAGCAtctagagaagaaaaggaagctgtGTGGCGGGTCTCAACTGTCAGGCAGctgggaggatggggaaggagcTCTCAAAGGATGGTGGTGGCGGCTGGCAGCACCTCCTGACTCATGAAGACGCCCAGGTCCAGGGTGGGATCTTCCAGATCCAGCTTCAGAAACTTAGTAACCAGTGCCTGGCAACTGCAAGGGAGAAAGAACCATATGATTTCCAGGTCTGTGCACAGGAAACCGCAGCTTTGAAGAGAAACTGTTTCAGAGAGCAGTGTGGATCCTGTCGGCTTTGTCATTGGctgacaaggtcttgctatgtagcccaggctggccttgaacactggTTCTACAGGCATgtccatcacacctggcttggtGAGGGAAGGGCACAGGGCTGCAGGAAGGCTGGCTGAGGCCCTGTGAGGGGGAGACGTTGGGGAGGAGCCAAACTTACTTTTCCATCTGGTTCCTCCTCAAAAGCTCATTTACTGGTCTGATAGGTTTCCCACTGCGGATCAGGTCTGAGACCTGCACAAGAAGGAGAGCGTTAGAGCTGCTGGGTGCACACGAGGGGAGAGGGCCTAGAACTCCACGTCTTCAGGAGGAGTGGGATAAGGTGCAGAAatgcccagtggttaagaacactggctgctctcacagaagacctgggttcaatccctagcacccacaaggcagctcacagccatctgtgactccagtttcctgagatctgctgccctctcctgATGCCCACAGGCACCAGgcgcacgtggtgcacagacataaatatCGCAGGGgaaacactcatgcacaaaagactttttttttttttttttttttttttggaggcagggtttctctgtatagagcaggctgtcctggaacttgttttgtaaaccaggctaactttgaactcacagagatccacctgcccctgcccctcccactggagtgctgggattaaaggtgtgtgccaccaccgcctggcaaaatacataaatcttaaaaacaaaccactTGAAGAGGAGCAGGTGTGCTAGAAGGGAGCCCTGAGGTGGCAGTGGCTGCACACAGGCTCTCGTCACCTCTTTGCCACGAGCAATGAGCTGGTCAGGAAGCCCAGCCTGGGCAGCTGTGTAGGAGGCATGGCTGGCACTGGCAACACCTTGGCAAAGCTGATAGAAGAAGACAAGGTCGTCCCCGTCCTCACAGGTCTCCATGGTCTAAGAGCAAACAGTGACAGTGTGGGACTCACAGGGACTGAGAAGAGGGAAGGCCACGGGCGGGAGTGACCTCCTCACCAAGTACTGCACTAGGGGTCCTTgtggcagcagctgcagctgaACCAGGCTCAGGAAGTTGGTGGCCACAAAGATGTGGGGGCAGCTGGGTCCCAGGGCTAGCCAGTGCCGGAGCACAGCCGCCAGAAGTGCCAGCCCGTCCACCTGCCAGAGGGCAGAGGTGAGGGGACAGAGCCAGGGCATCCGTGCCCTTCTGTACCTGCCCTGCCCCGCACCCACACCCCCGTCTCTGCCCATccatccccctcccttccctgagCTCCTCTCCTGCTCCTGTCCCTTCATTCTCCATCCCCATCCCGCCCTCATTCTCCTCCTCACCGTATTGGTTCCCTTCCCAAATTCATCAATGAGGACCAGCGACTGCTTGGTGGCATTGTTCACTGCTTTCGCCACCTGCTGGGCACGAGGTGAGCCTTAGCACTGGCTTCTGACATGTCACCATGAATAAACTTTGCACCTGTCTTAACAGCGACACTCCTGTCTGCTCAGCCTTCCCTTGTCAGCAGTGAGGGAGGCTCACAGGAGCCTCAGAAGTGTTTATGACTCTGACCCGGGTGCCCCCTGGCCCCAAGTACAGAGGACATGCAGCTGAGGAAATGTGTTCCCAAGGGCAGGGCACAGGTCCTACTTcattctcccttccccacctccttttGCTCCATTTAACCTGGTTGAGATCAATCATGAAGGTGGAGAGACCGAGGGAGATGGATTCACAGCTATGAATTCGGGTGAAGATGGCATCGATTATTCCAATTTCAGCCTCCTCTGCTGGCACAAAGCTGCCCACCAGGGCCATGAACGTGATCAAGCCTACCTGGGCATGGGAGGACACAGGACATGGGCCTGGTGCTATGGCAAAGTACAAATAGGTCAACTAAAGGCGTGAGTGACAGGTTAAAGAGAGGACACATTGTCCCTGTGTCCTGACTTCAGCGTTAAAGTCAGGGCTGTGGGTAAAGGCATGCCGGGAATGACACAGGATCTCTTCAGAGCTCGGTCAAGGGACCCATGGCCATGAAAAGGCCTATCCTAAAGAACTGGCTCTCTAGTTCTCAGACATGTGCTTTAGGGAGCAAAGGATTTGGCCTAGCTGGCAGACGAGACGGAGATGCCAAAGACCGAGGTTGTATGGCTCCTCACCTGTTTGAGGTATATGCTTTTCCCTGAGGAGTTGGGTCCAGTGATGACTTTGACCCTCCCTTGGTCCCCACCACAGTCTGTGGAGTTGGGCACGAAGGTTCGTGCACACAATTCCATCAGAGGATGCCTGTGGTGGGGAGGAGACTGCATGGCCCAGGATCCAGGTGGATGAACCCCACACCAGAAGACGGAGCCTGTGGGCCCTGTGTCTCCGCCCCGCTCTGTCCTCACCTGCCATTCTTGATTCGTACCCCATGGATTCGGGGAGAGTAGTGGGGTCTTGAGTAGCCATAGTCCCGGGCAGCACTGGCAAGAGCCAGTAGGACGTCGAGGCGAGAGGCAAGGTCCAGTACCCGAGTCAAGACAGAAGCCCGCGCTAGCACCTGGCACTGCAACTGGTACATCAGCAGGGTCTCCTGGTCTAGGGGAGAGCTAGGGTCAGTTCTGGGAAGAGAGGTCCCTGAAAAGACCTGGAAACAGGCATACAGATGCAGCCGGAGGCTCCCTCCGCCATACagaagggaagagtcagagagagaaagcagactaTCAGAGCGGCCTGCTCCCTCCGCCATGGCCCTCACCCCGGATCTCGCAGTGCAGGTCCCCCAGCAGTGCGTCCAGCTCCTTGGTTCGTGTGCTGCGGTAGTGCAGCTTGTCCTCTGAGAGAAACTGGGGGCAAGGGTTCCAGGCTCTGGGTGTTTGTGACACGATTTCACTATAGTGAGATTTCACtggagtcctggctggcctggaactcacagcgatccctctgcctctgtctcccaagtgctgcgattatagtcgtgcaccaccatgcccagagacTCCATCTCCTCCCCAGTGCGCCCCCTAACTTCTCTGTCTCAGCTAAAGCTCTGATTAAGTTAGACATGACCCCACATTTTGGTCAGTGCtcacactcccccacccccagcagcagGAGTCCAGAGATTTACCATGAAGTCTAGTCCCTCAATCTCAAAGTCACTGGTCTCCACCATAAAAGGCAAGCggggaatggaaagaaggaagccgatctggggagagaagagagacagagtggGGGGTAACCTGCTCCACACCCCCTCTTCCTAGAGGAAGCCCAGACACCACTAGAATCAGCAAAGGTATTCATGCCCCTGGACTACTGATCTGGCTGGCTTGCTGGGTGTCACTTCCTTGCTCACCACTCCACAGGAGACATATGAGTAGCTgtcctcccctccaaccctcaaAGGGTAGAGAATGTCACCACAGTCCCCTGGAAGCCCCGCCCTCTGCCCTGCTCACCAGAGGGATGTAGATGACACTACAGGAAGGAATGCGGGCGTCCAGATTCTCCAGCTCCTTCTGAGCAACCTCGGTGAGGAAACTCGGAAGGCCCATCAGCCTTCGTTTTTCTAGGTGTGTATAGAATTACATGCACATAAAAGAGAAGGTCCAGGAAGATTAGGGGTTCTAGGACAACCCTGGCCacaagaaactatttttaaaaaattcctgattagccagctgggcatggtgcatGTTAACCAAGCACTCCAGAGGTGGGAGCAGAAGGGTCAGAACTTTGAGGCCATCCTTAGCTATGAattaaatttgaggctagcctatgtctcaaaaacaacaacaacaagaaagatCTTTGCTTTGATTGGAAAGCTGATTCCAGTTGTGGTGTTTGGTGCTGGCTGACAGCCCCCCGCCCCCCACGCCCAGCGCTCACTCGAGTCTATCTCAGGATCGATGTTCGGGAGGACCGTGAAGCGGTTTTCAGCAAGACTCTCCTCAAAGTTTACCTGAGGAGACAGATGGGAAATTTCTTAGCACTGGGCAGCAGCACCGTTCCTCAGCTCTCGGGGGCCCAGACTCCCCTCCTCCAGACCCTCCCTGTTCCCCTGTCCTGCTCTCCCACTCACCACTTTCCCAATGAGGCTGGCGATGTGGTGCAGGTCATCAGAGAACTCCTGGGCAATGTCCCGAAAAAGCTGGATGGACTGGGGCAGGGAGCGGCAGGCATCCCTCAGGCCCAGGGCACTGTACACAGTCTGCAGGACAGACAGCCAAGGAAGGTGACCCCACTCAGGAGAGCTGAGGGGGCCTGGGAACAAAGACCAATGGGGA
Proteins encoded in this window:
- the Msh5 gene encoding mutS protein homolog 5 isoform X1, producing MAFRATPGRTPPGPAPGMPSASFPSPQTPMPGPGGLEEEEEDEEPAEVHLCVLWSSGYLGIAYYDTSDSTVHFMPDAPDHESLKLLQRVLDEINPQSVVTSAKQDETMARFLGKLEPWPFAPTASQEQREPKRPEIVLLPSVDFGPEISKQRLLSGNYSFIPESMTATEKILYLSSIIPFDCVLTVRALGGLLKFLSRRRVGVELEDYNVSVPILGFKKFVLTHLVSIDQDTYSVLQIFKSESHPSVYKVASGLKEGLSLFGILNRCRCKWGQKLLRLWFTRPTQELRELNSRLDVIQFFLMPQNLDTAQMMHRLLSHIKNVPLILKRMKLSHTKVSDWQVLYKTVYSALGLRDACRSLPQSIQLFRDIAQEFSDDLHHIASLIGKVVNFEESLAENRFTVLPNIDPEIDSKKRRLMGLPSFLTEVAQKELENLDARIPSCSVIYIPLIGFLLSIPRLPFMVETSDFEIEGLDFMFLSEDKLHYRSTRTKELDALLGDLHCEIRDQETLLMYQLQCQVLARASVLTRVLDLASRLDVLLALASAARDYGYSRPHYSPRIHGVRIKNGRHPLMELCARTFVPNSTDCGGDQGRVKVITGPNSSGKSIYLKQVGLITFMALVGSFVPAEEAEIGIIDAIFTRIHSCESISLGLSTFMIDLNQVAKAVNNATKQSLVLIDEFGKGTNTVDGLALLAAVLRHWLALGPSCPHIFVATNFLSLVQLQLLPQGPLVQYLTMETCEDGDDLVFFYQLCQGVASASHASYTAAQAGLPDQLIARGKEVSDLIRSGKPIRPVNELLRRNQMENCQALVTKFLKLDLEDPTLDLGVFMSQEVLPAATTIL
- the Msh5 gene encoding mutS protein homolog 5 isoform X3, giving the protein MAFRATPGRTPPGPAPGMPSASFPSPQTPMPGPGGLEEEEEDEEPAEVHLCVLWSSGYLGIAYYDTSDSTVHFMPDAPDHESLKLLQRVLDEINPQSVVTSAKQDETMARFLGKLASQEQREPKRPEIVLLPSVDFGPEISKQRLLSGNYSFIPESMTATEKILYLSSIIPFDCVLTVTSGTLGFIPAPLPIPSQVRALGGLLKFLSRRRVGVELEDYNVSVPILGFKKFVLTHLVSIDQDTYSVLQIFKSESHPSVYKVASGLKEGLSLFGILNRCRCKWGQKLLRLWFTRPTQELRELNSRLDVIQFFLMPQNLDTAQMMHRLLSHIKNVPLILKRMKLSHTKVSDWQVLYKTVYSALGLRDACRSLPQSIQLFRDIAQEFSDDLHHIASLIGKVVNFEESLAENRFTVLPNIDPEIDSKKRRLMGLPSFLTEVAQKELENLDARIPSCSVIYIPLIGFLLSIPRLPFMVETSDFEIEGLDFMFLSEDKLHYRSTRTKELDALLGDLHCEIRDQETLLMYQLQCQVLARASVLTRVLDLASRLDVLLALASAARDYGYSRPHYSPRIHGVRIKNGRHPLMELCARTFVPNSTDCGGDQGRVKVITGPNSSGKSIYLKQVGLITFMALVGSFVPAEEAEIGIIDAIFTRIHSCESISLGLSTFMIDLNQVAKAVNNATKQSLVLIDEFGKGTNTVDGLALLAAVLRHWLALGPSCPHIFVATNFLSLVQLQLLPQGPLVQYLTMETCEDGDDLVFFYQLCQGVASASHASYTAAQAGLPDQLIARGKEVSDLIRSGKPIRPVNELLRRNQMENCQALVTKFLKLDLEDPTLDLGVFMSQEVLPAATTIL
- the Msh5 gene encoding mutS protein homolog 5 isoform X2 codes for the protein MAFRATPGRTPPGPAPGMPSASFPSPQTPMPGPGGLEEEEEDEEPAEVHLCVLWSSGYLGIAYYDTSDSTVHFMPDAPDHESLKLLQRVLDEINPQSVVTSAKQDETMARFLGKLASQEQREPKRPEIVLLPSVDFGPEISKQRLLSGNYSFIPESMTATEKILYLSSIIPFDCVLTVRALGGLLKFLSRRRVGVELEDYNVSVPILGFKKFVLTHLVSIDQDTYSVLQIFKSESHPSVYKVASGLKEGLSLFGILNRCRCKWGQKLLRLWFTRPTQELRELNSRLDVIQFFLMPQNLDTAQMMHRLLSHIKNVPLILKRMKLSHTKVSDWQVLYKTVYSALGLRDACRSLPQSIQLFRDIAQEFSDDLHHIASLIGKVVNFEESLAENRFTVLPNIDPEIDSKKRRLMGLPSFLTEVAQKELENLDARIPSCSVIYIPLIGFLLSIPRLPFMVETSDFEIEGLDFMFLSEDKLHYRSTRTKELDALLGDLHCEIRDQETLLMYQLQCQVLARASVLTRVLDLASRLDVLLALASAARDYGYSRPHYSPRIHGVRIKNGRHPLMELCARTFVPNSTDCGGDQGRVKVITGPNSSGKSIYLKQVGLITFMALVGSFVPAEEAEIGIIDAIFTRIHSCESISLGLSTFMIDLNQVAKAVNNATKQSLVLIDEFGKGTNTVDGLALLAAVLRHWLALGPSCPHIFVATNFLSLVQLQLLPQGPLVQYLTMETCEDGDDLVFFYQLCQGVASASHASYTAAQAGLPDQLIARGKEVSDLIRSGKPIRPVNELLRRNQMENCQALVTKFLKLDLEDPTLDLGVFMSQEVLPAATTIL